One window from the genome of Molothrus ater isolate BHLD 08-10-18 breed brown headed cowbird chromosome 5, BPBGC_Mater_1.1, whole genome shotgun sequence encodes:
- the CCDC134 gene encoding coiled-coil domain-containing protein 134 isoform X3 has translation MDFLIICPFLLALLLSQGSFTDLEKQRVDSGLEIYKKLFEVKRKDQMNALKNLIELNDVNQQYKIIDIMLKGLFKVLEDSRAVLIAADVPPDGPFPQDEKIKDAYSHVVENTAFFGDVVLRFPKIVHHYFDRNSNWNSLIRWGIGFCNLTGVFEQGPHSQVLRLMAQELGISEKSPDYRNPFKTDQSEFFPSADTFQKALRDEEKRRKKEEKRKEIRKGPRISRSQSEL, from the exons ATGGATTTTCTCATCATCTGTCCCTTTCTGCTGGCcttgctgctgtcccagggcagcttCACAGACCTGGAGAAACAGAGAGTAGACTCTGGCTTGGAAATCT ATAAGAAGCTGTTTGAGGTGAAGCGCAAGGACCAGATGAATGCTCTGAAGAACTTGATTGAGCTCAATGACGTCAACCAGCAGTACAAAATCATTGACATCATGCTCAAGGGACTCTTCAAA GTGCTGGAGGACTCCCGTGCTGTGCTCATTGCTGCTGATGTGCCTCCTGATGGGCCCTTCCCTCAGGATGAGAAGATAAAGGATG catACTCCCACGTGGTGGAGAACACTGCCTTCTTTGGGGACGTGGTCCTGCGCTTCCCCAAGATTGTGCACCACTACTTCGACCGCAACTCCAACTGGAACAGCCTCATCCGCTGGGGCATCGGCTTCTGCAACCTGACGGGTGTGTTCGAGCAGGGACCCCACTCCCAGGTCCTGCGGCTG ATGGCTCAGGAGCTAGGAATCAGCGAGAAATCGCCTGATTACCGCAATCCCTTTAAAACGGACCAGTCAGAG TTTTTCCCCAGTGCTGACACCTTTCAGAAGGCGCTGCGGGatgaggagaagaggaggaagaaggaagagaagcgGAAGGAGATCCGCAAGGGCCCACGCATCTCCCGCTCACAGTCGGAGCTGTAG
- the CCDC134 gene encoding coiled-coil domain-containing protein 134 isoform X2 encodes MLAAVANMDFLIICPFLLALLLSQGSFTDLEKQRVDSGLEIYKKLFEVKRKDQMNALKNLIELNDVNQQYKIIDIMLKGLFKVLEDSRAVLIAADVPPDGPFPQDEKIKDAYSHVVENTAFFGDVVLRFPKIVHHYFDRNSNWNSLIRWGIGFCNLTGVFEQGPHSQVLRLMAQELGISEKSPDYRNPFKTDQSEFFPSADTFQKALRDEEKRRKKEEKRKEIRKGPRISRSQSEL; translated from the exons ATGTTG GCTGCAGTGGCCAACATGGATTTTCTCATCATCTGTCCCTTTCTGCTGGCcttgctgctgtcccagggcagcttCACAGACCTGGAGAAACAGAGAGTAGACTCTGGCTTGGAAATCT ATAAGAAGCTGTTTGAGGTGAAGCGCAAGGACCAGATGAATGCTCTGAAGAACTTGATTGAGCTCAATGACGTCAACCAGCAGTACAAAATCATTGACATCATGCTCAAGGGACTCTTCAAA GTGCTGGAGGACTCCCGTGCTGTGCTCATTGCTGCTGATGTGCCTCCTGATGGGCCCTTCCCTCAGGATGAGAAGATAAAGGATG catACTCCCACGTGGTGGAGAACACTGCCTTCTTTGGGGACGTGGTCCTGCGCTTCCCCAAGATTGTGCACCACTACTTCGACCGCAACTCCAACTGGAACAGCCTCATCCGCTGGGGCATCGGCTTCTGCAACCTGACGGGTGTGTTCGAGCAGGGACCCCACTCCCAGGTCCTGCGGCTG ATGGCTCAGGAGCTAGGAATCAGCGAGAAATCGCCTGATTACCGCAATCCCTTTAAAACGGACCAGTCAGAG TTTTTCCCCAGTGCTGACACCTTTCAGAAGGCGCTGCGGGatgaggagaagaggaggaagaaggaagagaagcgGAAGGAGATCCGCAAGGGCCCACGCATCTCCCGCTCACAGTCGGAGCTGTAG
- the CCDC134 gene encoding coiled-coil domain-containing protein 134 isoform X1, translated as MSGAGSAAPGHLSGPWVKGLCPTGSACHRRLLAPRWSHGRSGAPRLPGAAVPPEGSRPPGCRLLRPLDTAPGGFPAARPGQVRLVPFPPSPCDCLYFSRACGRIRISCASGRPSPSGCCLNPSGTRVGWNGPIPAGNHSRKSGLPNRAAAVANMDFLIICPFLLALLLSQGSFTDLEKQRVDSGLEIYKKLFEVKRKDQMNALKNLIELNDVNQQYKIIDIMLKGLFKVLEDSRAVLIAADVPPDGPFPQDEKIKDAYSHVVENTAFFGDVVLRFPKIVHHYFDRNSNWNSLIRWGIGFCNLTGVFEQGPHSQVLRLMAQELGISEKSPDYRNPFKTDQSEFFPSADTFQKALRDEEKRRKKEEKRKEIRKGPRISRSQSEL; from the exons ATGAGCGGCGCGGGCAGTGCGGCCCCGGGACACCTCTCTGGACCCTGGGTTAAAGGGCTGTGCCCGACGGGCTCTGCTTGCCATCGCCGCCTGCTCGCCCCGCGCTGGAGCCACGGGAGGAGCGGAGCGCCGCGGCTCCCGGGAGCTGCCGTCCCCCCCGAGGGTTCGCGTCCTCCCGGGTGCCGCCTGCTGCGTCCACTTGACACGGCTCCGGGTGGGTTTCCTGCAGCGCGGCCGGGGCAGGTTCGGCTAGTCCCCTTTCCCCCGTCTCCGTGTGATTGCCTTTACTTCAGCAGAGCTTGCGGGAGAATCCGCATCTCCTGTGCCAGCGGCCGCCCGAGCCCCTCAGGGTGCTGCTTGAACCCCTCCGGCACGAGGGTGGGCTGGAACGGACCCATTCCTGCTGGAAATCACAGCAGGAAATCGGGGCTGCCAAACCGTGCG GCTGCAGTGGCCAACATGGATTTTCTCATCATCTGTCCCTTTCTGCTGGCcttgctgctgtcccagggcagcttCACAGACCTGGAGAAACAGAGAGTAGACTCTGGCTTGGAAATCT ATAAGAAGCTGTTTGAGGTGAAGCGCAAGGACCAGATGAATGCTCTGAAGAACTTGATTGAGCTCAATGACGTCAACCAGCAGTACAAAATCATTGACATCATGCTCAAGGGACTCTTCAAA GTGCTGGAGGACTCCCGTGCTGTGCTCATTGCTGCTGATGTGCCTCCTGATGGGCCCTTCCCTCAGGATGAGAAGATAAAGGATG catACTCCCACGTGGTGGAGAACACTGCCTTCTTTGGGGACGTGGTCCTGCGCTTCCCCAAGATTGTGCACCACTACTTCGACCGCAACTCCAACTGGAACAGCCTCATCCGCTGGGGCATCGGCTTCTGCAACCTGACGGGTGTGTTCGAGCAGGGACCCCACTCCCAGGTCCTGCGGCTG ATGGCTCAGGAGCTAGGAATCAGCGAGAAATCGCCTGATTACCGCAATCCCTTTAAAACGGACCAGTCAGAG TTTTTCCCCAGTGCTGACACCTTTCAGAAGGCGCTGCGGGatgaggagaagaggaggaagaaggaagagaagcgGAAGGAGATCCGCAAGGGCCCACGCATCTCCCGCTCACAGTCGGAGCTGTAG